Proteins encoded together in one Pseudoxanthomonas sp. Root65 window:
- a CDS encoding efflux RND transporter permease subunit, which yields MSVAEFSIKRPVTAVMFFISLFVIGLIAAVRLPLEAFPEVSPPFIFVSLPYTGSTPEEVERTVLRPAEEALSTMAGIKRMESNAKAEGAQIFIQFSDWDRDVAIAASEARERLDAIRDELPEDLQRYFVFKFSTTDQPVLRVRLASKTDLTGAYDMIEREFKRRIERIPGVARVEVSGAPPNEVEIAINQDRLTAHNLSLNELTQRLQAVNFSISAGVISDGPQRLRVQPVGELTDLQQLRDLVVGSGNVRLGDIADVRLKPARMDYGRRLDGQPAVGLDIFKERNANLVEVSSNALKEVEAIRSQPSLSDVQVKVIENQGENVTSSLLELAEAGLIGLVLSIVVLWFFLRHWPSVAMVTLAIPICFVMTLGFMYFAGVTLNILSMMGLLLAIGMLVDNAVVVVESIYQEREKYPDNPVWASIVGTRHVAIALSAGTLCHCIVFVPNLFGERNFLSIYLGQIAITISVSLLASWLVAVSLIPMISARLKTPPLVRTESGIIPRMQKRYAGFLRWTLEHRGWSVLGILLIVVVSFVPIKFTKFDMFGGDGGGEAELYYQWKGAYTKEQMSDEILKVEQFLQANREKYRITQVYSYFSEQGWGGTQVKFDTDKSSETKPIIEQLRKELPKSARANIGINGEGGGQGGGGQPGQSVSFQLVGDSTQTLSEIANDLIPILAKRKELRDVRVDVGDQNSELTVRVDRERAAAFGFSAEEVARFVSLALRGAPLREFRRGETEVPVWVRFAGAEDYGTEDLAGFMVRSPDGRTVPLLSLVNVAVLPAATQIQRTNRQTTVTVQANLAEKVTVPDARKAMEETLKGIAFPAGYSYSFDGSAFQEDDEAMAQMMFNLLIALVMIYIVMAAVFESLLFPAAIMSGVVFSVFGVFWLFALTGTTFGIMSFIGILVLMGVVVNNGIVMVEHINNLRRRGLSRTDALVEGSRERLRPILMTMGTAILAMVPIAMANTQMAGDGPAYAPMARAIAGGLAFSTVVSLLFLPTIYAILDDLRSGTARTIQRARQGRGGGAAAAGSVAAVHVE from the coding sequence ATGAGCGTCGCGGAGTTCAGCATCAAGCGGCCGGTCACGGCGGTGATGTTCTTCATCTCGCTGTTCGTGATCGGCCTGATCGCGGCGGTCCGCCTGCCGCTGGAAGCCTTCCCGGAGGTGTCGCCGCCCTTCATCTTCGTTTCGCTGCCGTACACCGGCTCGACGCCGGAGGAAGTCGAGCGCACGGTGCTGCGCCCGGCCGAGGAAGCGCTGTCGACGATGGCCGGCATCAAGCGGATGGAGTCCAATGCCAAGGCCGAAGGCGCGCAGATCTTCATCCAGTTCTCCGACTGGGACCGCGATGTCGCCATTGCCGCCTCGGAAGCGCGCGAGCGGCTGGATGCGATCCGCGACGAGCTGCCCGAGGACCTGCAGCGCTACTTCGTCTTCAAGTTCTCCACCACCGACCAACCCGTGCTGCGGGTACGCCTGGCCAGCAAGACCGACCTGACCGGCGCGTACGACATGATCGAGCGCGAGTTCAAACGGCGGATCGAGCGCATCCCCGGCGTGGCCCGCGTCGAGGTGTCGGGTGCGCCGCCGAACGAGGTGGAGATCGCGATCAACCAGGACCGGTTGACCGCGCACAACCTGAGCCTCAACGAGTTGACGCAACGGCTGCAGGCGGTGAATTTCTCGATCTCGGCCGGCGTGATCAGCGACGGGCCGCAGCGCCTGCGCGTGCAGCCGGTGGGCGAACTGACCGATCTGCAGCAGCTGCGCGACCTGGTGGTCGGCAGCGGCAACGTGCGGCTCGGCGACATCGCCGACGTGCGCCTGAAGCCGGCGCGCATGGACTATGGCCGCCGCCTCGATGGCCAGCCGGCCGTGGGTCTGGACATCTTCAAGGAGCGCAATGCCAACCTGGTGGAGGTGTCCAGCAACGCGTTGAAGGAAGTGGAGGCGATCCGTTCGCAGCCCTCGCTCAGCGACGTGCAGGTCAAGGTGATCGAGAACCAGGGCGAGAACGTCACGTCCTCGCTGCTGGAACTGGCCGAAGCCGGCTTGATCGGCCTGGTGCTGTCGATCGTGGTGCTGTGGTTCTTCCTGCGCCACTGGCCATCGGTGGCGATGGTCACGCTGGCCATCCCGATCTGCTTCGTGATGACGCTGGGCTTCATGTACTTCGCCGGCGTGACCCTCAACATCCTGTCGATGATGGGGCTGCTGCTGGCCATCGGCATGCTGGTCGACAACGCCGTGGTCGTGGTCGAGAGCATCTACCAGGAGCGCGAGAAATACCCCGACAATCCCGTGTGGGCGTCCATCGTCGGCACCCGCCACGTGGCGATCGCGCTGTCGGCCGGCACGCTGTGCCACTGCATCGTGTTCGTGCCCAACCTGTTTGGCGAGCGCAACTTCCTCAGCATCTACCTGGGGCAGATCGCGATCACCATCTCGGTGTCGCTGCTGGCCTCGTGGCTGGTGGCGGTGAGCCTGATCCCGATGATCTCGGCGCGGCTGAAGACGCCGCCGCTGGTGCGTACCGAGTCGGGCATCATCCCGCGCATGCAGAAGCGCTATGCCGGTTTCCTGCGCTGGACGCTGGAACACCGCGGCTGGAGCGTGCTCGGCATCCTGCTGATCGTGGTGGTGAGCTTCGTGCCGATCAAGTTCACCAAGTTCGACATGTTCGGTGGCGACGGCGGCGGCGAAGCCGAGCTGTACTACCAGTGGAAGGGCGCGTACACGAAGGAGCAGATGTCCGACGAGATCCTGAAGGTCGAACAGTTCCTGCAGGCCAACCGCGAGAAGTACCGCATCACCCAAGTGTATTCGTACTTCAGCGAGCAGGGCTGGGGCGGCACGCAGGTGAAGTTCGACACCGACAAGTCCAGCGAAACCAAACCGATCATCGAACAGCTGCGCAAGGAACTGCCGAAATCGGCCCGGGCCAACATCGGCATCAATGGCGAGGGCGGCGGACAGGGCGGTGGTGGCCAGCCGGGGCAGAGCGTGTCCTTCCAGCTGGTCGGCGATTCCACTCAGACCCTGTCCGAGATCGCCAACGACCTGATCCCCATCCTCGCCAAGCGCAAGGAGCTGCGCGACGTGCGCGTGGATGTTGGCGACCAGAACAGCGAGCTGACCGTGCGCGTGGATCGCGAACGTGCGGCGGCGTTCGGTTTCAGTGCCGAGGAGGTCGCACGCTTCGTCAGCCTGGCGCTGCGCGGCGCCCCGCTGCGCGAGTTCCGCCGTGGCGAGACCGAGGTGCCGGTCTGGGTCCGCTTCGCCGGCGCCGAGGATTACGGTACCGAGGACCTGGCCGGCTTCATGGTGCGTTCGCCGGACGGCCGCACCGTGCCGCTGCTGAGTCTGGTGAACGTGGCGGTGCTGCCGGCGGCCACCCAGATCCAGCGCACCAACCGGCAGACGACGGTGACCGTGCAGGCGAACCTGGCCGAAAAGGTCACCGTGCCCGACGCGCGCAAGGCGATGGAAGAGACGCTGAAGGGCATCGCATTCCCCGCCGGCTACAGTTACTCCTTCGACGGCAGCGCCTTCCAGGAAGACGACGAGGCGATGGCGCAGATGATGTTCAACCTGCTGATCGCGCTGGTGATGATCTACATCGTGATGGCGGCCGTGTTCGAGTCGCTGCTGTTCCCGGCGGCGATCATGAGTGGCGTGGTGTTCTCGGTGTTCGGCGTGTTCTGGCTGTTCGCCCTGACCGGCACGACGTTCGGCATCATGTCCTTCATCGGCATCCTGGTATTGATGGGCGTGGTGGTGAACAACGGCATCGTGATGGTGGAACACATCAACAACCTGCGACGGCGCGGCCTGTCGCGCACCGATGCGCTGGTCGAAGGCAGCCGCGAACGCCTGCGTCCCATCCTGATGACGATGGGCACGGCGATCCTGGCGATGGTGCCCATCGCGATGGCGAACACGCAGATGGCCGGCGACGGTCCGGCCTATGCCCCGATGGCCCGTGCCATCGCCGGCGGCCTGGCGTTCTCGACGGTGGTCAGTCTGCTGTTCCTGCCGACCATCTACGCCATCCTCGACGATCTGCGCAGCGGTACCGCCCGCACGATCCAGCGGGCACGCCAGGGACGCGGCGGTGGCGCTGCCGCCGCCGGCAGCGTGGCAGCGGTACACGTGGAGTAA
- a CDS encoding TraB/GumN family protein: MTEPTPAAADPLHGQPHEIVERDGIRYTLLGTAHVSRASVDAVRAAVASGDYDSVAVELDPGRLQSLTDPDTLARLDLVKVIREGKTHLFAANLALAAYQRRLAEQLGVEPGEELKAGALDAQARGLPVHLIDREVGLTFKRALQSLGWWQRTKVGAGILASMFGDEEVGDDEIEKLKQGDMMESSFGEFAAESPQLYQAIIAERDQYMAAALRQIAASKPTDAPLPYRVLAVVGAGHLPGLTRHLKDDTADPAELRSALEVVKPKSRMPWMELVIGVFLIGGFAWGFWQGGVDVGSDLLLQWVLATGVLGAIGCAIAGGHPLSILAAFISSPLTPLHPALASGTVSAFVEATLRKPTYADFMALRDDVQTLRGWWKNRVARVLLNFFLTSLGTAIGVWTGGLRMLGKLVG; the protein is encoded by the coding sequence ATGACCGAACCCACCCCCGCCGCTGCCGATCCGCTGCACGGACAGCCCCACGAGATCGTCGAGCGCGACGGCATCCGCTACACGCTGCTGGGCACGGCGCACGTCTCGCGCGCCAGCGTCGACGCGGTGCGCGCGGCAGTCGCCAGCGGCGACTACGACAGCGTGGCGGTGGAACTGGATCCGGGACGCCTGCAGTCGCTGACCGACCCCGACACGCTGGCGCGGCTGGACCTGGTGAAGGTCATCCGCGAAGGCAAGACGCATCTGTTCGCCGCCAACCTCGCACTGGCGGCCTACCAGCGCCGCCTGGCCGAACAACTCGGCGTCGAGCCCGGCGAGGAACTGAAAGCCGGCGCGCTGGATGCGCAGGCGCGCGGCCTGCCCGTGCACCTGATCGACCGCGAAGTCGGCCTGACCTTCAAGCGCGCCCTGCAGTCGCTGGGCTGGTGGCAGCGGACCAAGGTCGGCGCCGGCATCCTGGCCAGCATGTTCGGCGACGAGGAAGTCGGCGACGACGAGATCGAGAAGCTCAAGCAGGGCGACATGATGGAATCGAGCTTCGGCGAGTTCGCCGCCGAAAGCCCGCAGCTCTACCAGGCCATCATCGCCGAGCGCGACCAGTACATGGCGGCGGCATTGCGTCAGATCGCCGCCAGCAAGCCGACCGATGCCCCATTGCCGTATCGCGTGCTCGCCGTGGTCGGCGCCGGCCACCTGCCCGGTCTGACCCGTCATCTGAAAGACGACACAGCCGATCCCGCGGAACTGCGCAGCGCGCTGGAAGTCGTCAAGCCCAAGTCACGCATGCCGTGGATGGAGCTGGTAATCGGCGTGTTCCTGATCGGCGGTTTCGCCTGGGGATTCTGGCAGGGCGGCGTCGATGTCGGTTCGGACCTGCTGCTGCAGTGGGTGCTGGCCACCGGCGTGCTGGGCGCCATCGGCTGCGCGATCGCGGGCGGGCATCCGCTCAGCATCCTTGCCGCCTTCATCTCGTCGCCGCTGACGCCGCTGCATCCGGCGCTGGCGTCGGGCACGGTCAGCGCGTTCGTGGAAGCCACGCTGCGCAAGCCCACCTACGCCGACTTCATGGCCCTGCGCGACGACGTGCAGACGCTGCGCGGCTGGTGGAAGAACCGCGTGGCGCGCGTGCTGCTGAACTTCTTCCTGACAAGCCTGGGCACCGCCATCGGCGTGTGGACCGGGGGCTTGCGGATGCTGGGCAAGCTGGTCGGCTGA
- a CDS encoding GNAT family N-acetyltransferase: MPLIVRDATPADVPAIAALYADEVRHHVNTYEYDVPDEAEMARRMHSVLDAGYPYLVAEQDGAFVGYAYASSYRARAGYRKTVENSVYVVPGRQGQGIGAALMQALIDACEARGYRQMIAVIGEPTNTASISLHEKFGFTLVGIFRGIAWKHDRWLDTVQMQRTLGAGTNASPQDD; encoded by the coding sequence GTGCCGTTGATCGTCCGTGACGCCACGCCGGCCGACGTGCCGGCCATCGCCGCCCTCTATGCGGACGAAGTCCGCCATCACGTCAACACCTACGAGTACGACGTGCCGGACGAAGCCGAGATGGCGCGCCGCATGCACAGCGTGCTAGACGCCGGTTATCCGTACCTGGTGGCGGAACAGGACGGCGCCTTCGTCGGCTATGCCTACGCCAGCAGCTATCGCGCCCGCGCGGGTTACCGCAAGACCGTGGAGAACTCGGTCTACGTGGTGCCCGGCCGGCAGGGCCAGGGCATCGGCGCAGCGTTGATGCAGGCCCTGATCGATGCCTGCGAGGCGCGCGGCTATCGGCAGATGATCGCCGTGATCGGCGAACCCACCAATACCGCCTCCATCAGCCTGCACGAGAAGTTCGGCTTCACCCTGGTCGGTATCTTCCGCGGCATCGCCTGGAAGCACGACCGCTGGCTGGACACCGTGCAGATGCAGCGCACCCTCGGCGCCGGCACTAACGCGTCCCCGCAAGATGACTGA
- a CDS encoding carbon-nitrogen hydrolase, protein MSRTTLPVALIQEKNHGDADANLSVIEARVAEAAKRGARLVLLQELHNGAYFCQHESVQEFDLAEPIPGPSTERLGRLAKQHGVVLVSSLFERRAAGLYHNTAVVYEKDGRIAGKYRKMHIPDDPGFYEKFYFTPGDIGFTPIDTSVGRLGVLVCWDQWYPEAARLMALAGADLLLYPTAIGWDPDDEQAEKSRQRDAWVLSHRGHAVANGLPVLSCNRVGHEPSPLGASGIRFWGNSHVLGPQGEFIAEAGTEETILMADIDLQRSEHVRRIWPFLRDRRIDAYGDLLKRYID, encoded by the coding sequence ATGAGCCGCACCACCCTGCCCGTTGCCCTGATCCAGGAAAAGAACCACGGCGATGCCGACGCCAACCTGTCGGTGATCGAAGCGCGCGTCGCCGAAGCGGCCAAGCGTGGCGCGCGACTGGTGCTGCTGCAGGAACTGCACAACGGCGCGTACTTCTGCCAGCACGAATCGGTGCAGGAATTCGACCTGGCCGAACCGATCCCCGGCCCCAGCACCGAGCGCCTGGGCAGGCTGGCCAAGCAGCACGGCGTGGTGCTGGTCTCCTCGCTGTTCGAGCGCCGCGCCGCCGGGCTGTACCACAACACCGCGGTGGTCTACGAAAAGGACGGCCGCATCGCGGGCAAGTACCGCAAGATGCACATCCCCGACGATCCGGGGTTCTACGAGAAGTTCTATTTCACCCCGGGCGACATCGGCTTCACCCCGATCGACACCTCGGTGGGTCGCCTCGGCGTGCTGGTGTGCTGGGACCAGTGGTATCCGGAAGCCGCACGCCTGATGGCATTGGCCGGTGCCGACCTGCTGCTGTATCCCACCGCGATCGGCTGGGATCCGGACGATGAGCAGGCTGAGAAGAGCCGCCAGCGCGATGCCTGGGTGCTGAGCCATCGCGGCCACGCCGTCGCCAACGGCCTGCCGGTGCTGAGCTGCAATCGCGTCGGTCACGAGCCGTCGCCGCTGGGCGCCTCCGGCATCCGCTTCTGGGGCAACAGCCACGTGTTGGGTCCGCAGGGCGAATTCATTGCCGAAGCCGGCACCGAGGAAACCATCCTGATGGCCGACATCGACCTGCAGCGCAGCGAGCATGTCCGCCGCATCTGGCCGTTCCTGCGCGACCGCCGCATCGATGCGTACGGCGACCTGCTCAAGCGCTACATCGACTGA
- a CDS encoding MFS transporter — translation MSLPPASGFAGWLARLFNVKAHEAPVVGAGLAMFFLLFAGYFMLRPIRETMGVAGGVDNLQWLFTGTFVATLAVLPLFGWIASKVPRRRIVPWVFGVVVASLLGYGAAMLVRPDDLWLARTFYIWVSVINLLMISLAWSVLADVMESSEAKRLFALIAAGASLGGLAGPLLTTLLVKPLGHGRLMLLSALLIGASAATATWLHRWRDRHPLPAGGSSAEQRQRPLGGNPFAGATAVFRSSYLLGIAFFVLLLATVTTFLYFEQAKLVAERFADKEEQTQVFGLIDTVVQTLAILSQLFITGRIAQKLGVGVLLVAVPLVVAAGFLWLALAPVFAVFVVVMVVRRAGEYAFVRPGREMLYTVVPADQKYKAKNFIDTVVYRGGDALSGWVKRALDVLADHPSAAMFIGAGVAVAWAVTGVALGRRQRRLEARRDAS, via the coding sequence ATGTCGTTGCCCCCCGCGTCCGGCTTCGCCGGCTGGCTCGCCCGCCTGTTCAACGTCAAAGCCCACGAGGCGCCGGTGGTCGGGGCAGGGCTGGCGATGTTCTTCCTGTTGTTCGCCGGCTATTTCATGCTGCGGCCGATCCGCGAAACGATGGGCGTCGCCGGCGGTGTCGACAACCTGCAATGGCTGTTCACCGGCACCTTCGTGGCGACGCTGGCGGTGTTGCCGCTGTTCGGCTGGATCGCCTCGAAGGTGCCGCGCAGGCGCATCGTACCGTGGGTGTTCGGCGTGGTCGTGGCCAGCCTGCTCGGGTACGGCGCGGCGATGCTGGTGCGGCCGGACGACCTCTGGCTGGCACGCACGTTCTACATCTGGGTGTCGGTGATCAACCTGCTGATGATCTCGCTGGCCTGGAGCGTGCTGGCCGACGTGATGGAAAGCAGCGAAGCCAAGCGCCTGTTCGCGCTGATCGCCGCAGGCGCCAGCCTCGGCGGCCTGGCCGGTCCCCTGCTGACCACGCTGCTGGTAAAGCCGCTGGGTCATGGCCGCCTGATGCTGTTGTCCGCGCTGCTGATCGGCGCCAGCGCTGCGACCGCGACCTGGCTTCATCGTTGGCGTGACCGCCATCCGCTGCCCGCCGGTGGCAGTTCCGCCGAGCAACGGCAGCGCCCGCTGGGAGGAAATCCGTTCGCCGGCGCCACTGCGGTGTTCCGCTCGTCCTACCTGCTGGGCATCGCCTTCTTCGTGCTGCTGCTGGCGACGGTGACAACCTTCCTCTACTTCGAACAGGCCAAGCTGGTCGCCGAACGCTTCGCCGACAAGGAAGAGCAGACCCAGGTCTTCGGCCTGATCGACACGGTCGTGCAGACGCTGGCCATCCTCAGCCAGTTGTTCATCACCGGGCGCATCGCGCAGAAGCTCGGCGTCGGCGTGTTGCTGGTGGCGGTGCCGCTGGTGGTGGCGGCCGGATTCCTGTGGCTCGCGCTGGCGCCGGTCTTCGCCGTATTCGTGGTGGTGATGGTGGTGCGGCGCGCGGGCGAGTACGCCTTCGTGCGGCCCGGCCGCGAGATGTTGTACACGGTCGTGCCCGCCGATCAGAAGTACAAGGCGAAGAACTTCATCGATACCGTGGTCTACCGTGGCGGCGATGCGCTGAGCGGCTGGGTCAAGCGTGCGCTCGACGTGCTGGCGGACCATCCGTCGGCGGCGATGTTCATCGGTGCCGGTGTGGCGGTGGCATGGGCGGTCACCGGCGTCGCGCTGGGACGTCGGCAGCGGCGGCTGGAGGCGAGGCGCGACGCGTCCTGA
- a CDS encoding aldo/keto reductase, which produces MYSRRKFLTTTALATAGLGLAACRDAAQAGGVSAAPPVPAAAPASSAIGLLNTRAIPSSGERVPVIGMGTSGSFQVGESATERDPLREVLTRFFAAGATLIDTAPTYGTAEDVMGALLAEQNLTAKAWLATKLSGVTGREAGLAQFEDTLRRLKTDKVALLQVHNLGDLKTQMAVARELKAQGKVKYVGVTHYVERAQEELADVVQAEKPDFLQINYSVVSRGAEKRVLPLAQDLGVAVLINRAFEDGKLFAQVKDKPVPSELAATGVTSWAQAFLKFALSHPAVTAVIPATGKPDRQTDNLRAGTGPDLTAAQRDALIAALA; this is translated from the coding sequence GTGTATTCACGACGCAAGTTCCTGACCACCACGGCGCTGGCCACGGCCGGCCTTGGCCTGGCCGCGTGCCGCGATGCCGCCCAGGCCGGTGGCGTGAGCGCGGCACCCCCCGTGCCTGCCGCCGCACCCGCTTCCAGCGCGATCGGGCTGCTGAATACCCGCGCCATTCCCTCTTCGGGCGAGCGGGTCCCCGTCATCGGCATGGGCACCTCCGGCAGCTTCCAGGTGGGCGAGAGCGCCACCGAGCGGGATCCGTTGCGCGAGGTGCTGACGCGGTTCTTTGCCGCCGGCGCCACCCTGATCGATACCGCGCCCACCTATGGGACCGCCGAAGACGTGATGGGCGCGCTGCTGGCAGAGCAGAACCTGACCGCCAAGGCCTGGCTGGCCACCAAACTGTCGGGCGTGACCGGGCGCGAGGCGGGCCTGGCCCAGTTCGAGGACACGCTGCGGCGTCTGAAGACCGACAAGGTGGCCCTGCTGCAGGTCCACAACCTGGGCGACCTGAAGACGCAGATGGCCGTCGCCCGCGAGCTGAAGGCGCAGGGCAAGGTGAAGTACGTCGGCGTGACCCACTACGTGGAGCGCGCGCAGGAGGAACTGGCGGACGTCGTCCAGGCGGAAAAGCCCGACTTCCTGCAGATCAACTATTCGGTCGTCAGTCGTGGCGCGGAGAAACGCGTGCTGCCGCTGGCGCAGGATCTCGGCGTGGCGGTGCTGATCAATCGTGCGTTCGAGGACGGCAAGCTGTTCGCCCAGGTGAAGGACAAGCCGGTACCGTCGGAACTCGCCGCGACAGGCGTGACCTCGTGGGCGCAGGCCTTCCTCAAGTTCGCCCTGAGCCACCCGGCGGTGACCGCCGTCATTCCGGCCACCGGCAAGCCCGATCGGCAGACGGACAACCTGCGTGCCGGCACCGGTCCCGACCTGACGGCCGCCCAGCGCGACGCGCTGATCGCCGCCCTGGCCTGA
- a CDS encoding agmatine deiminase family protein, producing MTDAYRFPAEWELQSAVLIAWPHAETDWADRLADVEETYVALVAAITRFQPVVICVADDDLQTYAEARLRSARVAMERVRFVPAEYDDTWLRDSGPITLRDGDRFKLLDFRFTGWGGKYEATRDDRLVGELAGMQLFHNYFVQSIDFALEGGAIETDGAGTLLTTWQCLHERHPDASREELTGKLARWLKQDRVLWLDHGYLEGDDTDAHIDTLARFAPDDAIVYQACDDAEDVHFAELQAMAADIAALRTADGRPYRAFPLPWAQPVIDNGRRLAASYANYLIVNGAVLMPAYGDPADDHAAAVLAQAYPDREIVQVPCRALIWQNGSLHCITMQLPAGLLG from the coding sequence ATGACCGATGCCTATCGCTTTCCCGCGGAGTGGGAACTCCAGTCCGCGGTCCTGATCGCTTGGCCGCACGCCGAGACCGACTGGGCCGACCGCCTCGCCGACGTCGAAGAGACCTACGTCGCCCTGGTAGCCGCCATCACCCGCTTCCAGCCGGTGGTGATCTGTGTGGCCGACGACGACCTGCAGACCTATGCCGAGGCCCGACTGCGCTCGGCGCGGGTGGCGATGGAACGGGTGCGCTTCGTCCCGGCCGAATACGACGACACCTGGCTGCGCGACTCCGGCCCGATCACCTTGCGCGACGGCGACCGCTTCAAGCTGCTCGATTTCCGCTTCACCGGCTGGGGCGGCAAGTACGAGGCCACTCGCGACGACCGCCTGGTCGGTGAACTGGCGGGCATGCAGCTGTTTCACAACTATTTCGTCCAAAGCATTGATTTTGCCTTGGAAGGTGGCGCCATCGAAACCGATGGCGCGGGCACGCTGCTGACCACGTGGCAGTGCCTGCATGAGCGTCATCCCGATGCCTCGCGCGAGGAATTGACCGGAAAGCTCGCGCGCTGGCTGAAGCAGGACCGCGTGCTCTGGCTCGACCACGGCTATCTGGAAGGCGACGACACCGACGCCCACATCGACACCCTCGCCCGCTTTGCTCCGGACGACGCCATCGTTTACCAGGCCTGCGATGACGCCGAGGACGTTCACTTCGCCGAACTGCAGGCCATGGCGGCCGACATCGCCGCCCTGCGCACCGCCGACGGCCGCCCGTATCGCGCGTTCCCGCTGCCGTGGGCACAGCCGGTGATCGACAACGGTCGGCGGCTGGCGGCTTCGTACGCCAACTACCTGATCGTCAACGGCGCCGTACTGATGCCAGCCTATGGCGATCCCGCCGACGATCACGCGGCCGCCGTACTGGCCCAGGCCTACCCGGATCGCGAGATCGTGCAGGTGCCCTGCCGCGCCTTGATCTGGCAGAACGGCAGCCTGCACTGCATCACCATGCAGTTGCCCGCGGGATTGCTCGGCTGA
- the ykgO gene encoding type B 50S ribosomal protein L36, with translation MKVLSSLKSAKARHRDCKVVRRRGKVFVICKSNPRFKARQR, from the coding sequence ATGAAGGTCCTGTCCTCCCTGAAGTCGGCGAAGGCCCGTCACCGCGACTGCAAGGTGGTCCGCCGCCGCGGCAAGGTCTTCGTGATCTGCAAGTCCAACCCCCGTTTCAAGGCGCGCCAGCGCTGA
- the cmk gene encoding (d)CMP kinase codes for MSDTAPVLTIDGPSGAGKGTVSRLAAARLGWHYLDSGALYRAVGVAASWADLDISDPAALVRCAFDTRVSFRESEQGLRVIVDDLDATDELRLETTGALASAIAAIPEVRSALKERQRAFRQSPGLVADGRDMGTVIFPDAPYKVFLTASADERAERRYKQLKDKGVSVTIDGLLREILARDARDAQRTVAPLRPADDAILIDTTGLGIDAVVERVLALVPAHAG; via the coding sequence ATGTCCGACACCGCCCCCGTCCTCACCATCGATGGCCCTTCCGGCGCCGGCAAGGGTACCGTCAGTCGCCTTGCGGCTGCCCGCCTGGGCTGGCACTACCTGGATTCGGGTGCGCTGTACCGCGCGGTGGGCGTGGCGGCGAGCTGGGCCGATCTGGATATTTCCGATCCGGCGGCGCTGGTCCGTTGCGCCTTCGATACCCGGGTGAGCTTCCGGGAGTCGGAGCAGGGCTTGCGGGTGATCGTGGATGATCTGGACGCCACCGATGAACTTCGCCTGGAGACCACCGGTGCGCTGGCCTCGGCCATCGCCGCCATTCCGGAGGTCCGTTCGGCGCTGAAGGAGCGCCAGCGGGCGTTCCGTCAGTCTCCCGGGCTGGTCGCCGACGGCCGCGACATGGGCACGGTCATCTTTCCGGATGCCCCCTACAAGGTCTTTCTGACCGCCAGCGCCGACGAACGGGCCGAAAGGCGCTATAAGCAGTTGAAAGACAAAGGGGTTTCCGTCACAATCGACGGTCTGCTGCGCGAGATCCTCGCCCGCGATGCCCGTGACGCCCAGCGCACGGTGGCGCCCCTGAGGCCGGCCGACGACGCCATCCTCATCGACACCACCGGCCTCGGCATCGACGCCGTCGTCGAGCGCGTGCTGGCCCTGGTGCCTGCACACGCAGGTTGA